A portion of the Toxoplasma gondii ME49 chromosome VIIb, whole genome shotgun sequence genome contains these proteins:
- a CDS encoding hypothetical protein (encoded by transcript TGME49_258490) — translation MTRTSPLPQEALSVVSSSQDADVAISSSPLSLDQEAVPLSRLREQEEEMATSIRRLEEEVDTLKQQKESLREVLATLETQDRPDASGENSALVSPHESPSAVAVCTAENDAAAIRSEIYDSLSSVNKAEDELLAAIEVMRQTLLEVKRTRLLQELDETPNSGSTQTYGTDTQGKDLQTGRALFHQGFQRQRSCLGTVSAPPVRGEGERRCETAEEKQQPKPGEEGRRNGGDCEREDADAVVVVTSDDESSGMSFSEGEEGEATGDVLKDTHKNPSQQKDPECRCIFPVVHPDGIVDWQLGVVRALLQSPSPLHIEALPSSSPAHYAAQVSSVSLSSQEADAAPLDLRLTSLCVKWCHQHRARFSPSPVKPAVSLSSSDPSSNSDASSNLSATDYSPRIWALVTALCPLAPRDIPCRHLLQFLRPHSVSFSSFVFCESSLSAFPLPEGFHVAAGNSTGEATEGPRKETPEAAAAAEAAVDAGMVVVGNAQAIAERMLCTDTREAALLGVTLQETATSTETEVGREREGEVEGRHREETAKRLTDAGSAFVPSAACVEEGCPYSWRCHYSHGVWVPACDVCLVQWDSEFSLNEMLRPFTHESGERNSGVGDAVELQGKQLGGNSSKTKPLFYRGRPVFVLPDGSQTWRKAQLVQALRKRRRRKDFVEDQELKGRPSERSLWSMYGRVVLENETEDGACRKQRLLCRASRIHPRVASSADENKAEGKGRDAGTEREASCDREASEKAKQRRRSERDERQDVIVLDSGASGVASSSSEDEGEEETHSGPSDEEEGSERWQKLRRLEALLGVNARDLRDRFSSGFSRKRDNLSHSLSSSSSSSGSSASASEACPLSSSSHFGCWMLYTSGMGLRMMQRWGYRPGECLGRSQRLQLSRQPGDRGREGTGKTELDRAGESRDFTSHLRRASLTKHAPPSNASETGGIRTTKDDAVPLDSYAVESSDDEAHDEGDGEGRIIWPGEEPEMLSSHPSLPPLVNPLGIRVLPPRLSLDFISDPAAARRRGRNRRRGADGVSSDAGKTVASGSWQYAEGALVPSFCSASASCALAREAAVANDGAFGLINSIYSSGFTSVARQEPGREKGGADAKSHGPSTEAVYQEEVAGGERTLGPMEIEENRRKQEEEEHLRRLQQLRRNKTVGEKALRKQLFDLQQRQRALKKEIGAATANQRRHADGGKARGGLEAFAGYYGGIASAKETQLRRMKEEEDVLLKLISDKGKEKKLKVF, via the exons ATGACACGCACATCTCCTCTTCCGCAGGAAGctctttctgtcgtttcttcctctcaagacgcagacgtcgccatctcttcttccccactCTCTCTCGATCAGGAGGCTGTACCTCTGTCCCGTCTGCGCgaacaagaggaggagaTGGCTACGTCCATTCGGCGTTTAGAGGAAGAGGTCGATACACTCAAACAACAGAAGGAGAGCCTACGAGAGGTTCTTGCGACTCTCGAAACGCAGGACAGGCCTGACGCTTCGGGCGAGAATTCTGCCCTCGTGTCCCCTCACGAATCTCCAAGCGCCGTTGCTGTATGCACAGCTGAAAATGATGCCGCGGCGATTCGCAGTGAAATATACGActcgctttcttccgtcAACAAGGCGGAAGACGAACTCCTCGCGGCGATCGAGGTGATGAGGCAGACGCTGCTCGAAGTCAAGAGGACCAGGCTTCTTCAGGAGTTGGATGAGACACCGAATTCTGGGAGTACACAAACATACGGCACAGACACTCAGGGAAAAGATCTACAGACCGGACGAGCACTGTTCCACCAAGGCTTCCAGCGACAGCGGAGTTGTTTAGGCACTGTTTCTGCGCCTCCTGTGCGAGGTGAAGGAGAGCGCAGGTGTGAGACtgctgaagagaagcaacagcCGAAaccgggagaagaaggaaggagaaatgGAGGAGACTGCGagcgcgaagacgcagacgccgtcGTCGTGGTGACAAGCGACGACGAGTCTTCAGGGATGTCCTTttctgaaggagaagaaggagaggcaacCGGAGATGTACTGAAGGACACTCACAAGAATCCAAGCCAACAAAAAGATCCCGAGTGTCGGTGTATCTTCCCCGTCGTTCACCCAGATGGAATTGTCGATTGGCAATTAGGCGTCGTTCGAGCCTTGCTgcagtctccttctcctctccacatTGAGGCAttgccttcctcgtctccggcCCACTACGCGGCACAAGTTTCcagtgtgtctctctcctctcaagaggcagacgcagcgCCCTTGGATCTCCGTCTcacgtctctctgtgtcaaGTGGTGCCATCAGCATCGAGCCCGGTTTTCTCCATCTCCAGTGAAgcccgctgtctctctgtcttcttctgatCCATCGTCGAACTCTGACGCGTCTTCCAATTTGTCTGCCACTGACTACAGTCCGCGGATCTGGGCTTTGGTGACAGCACTCTGTCCCTTGGCCCCTCGAGACATCCCCTGTCGCCAccttctccagtttctgcGGCCGCACTcggtgtctttttcttctttcgttttctgcgagtcttcgctctctgcgtttcctcttccagaAGGCTTCCATGTGGCAGCGGGGAACTCCACTGGCGAGGCAACAGAAGGTCcgcgaaaagagacacctgaggcagccgctgccgcagaggcggcagTCGACGCGGGCATGGTAGTAGTCGGCAATGCCCAGGCCATCGCGGAGCGAATGCtttgtacagacacccgagaagcGGCGCTGCTGGGGGTGACTttgcaggagacagcgacgtcCACAGAGACTGAGGTggggcgagagagggaaggcgaagtcGAGGGCAGACaccgcgaagagacagcgaaacgtTTGACAGACGCGGGATCTGCGTTTGTACCCAGTGCAGCGTGTGTGGAGGAAGGGTGTCCGTACAGCTGGAGGTGTCACTACTCGCACGGCGTGTGGGTTCCAGCTTGTGATGTTTGTCTCGTCCAGTGGGACTCCGAATTCTCTCTAAACGAAATGCTTCGACCTTTCACCCATGAGTCTGGAGAAAGGAACAGTGGAGTCGGCGACGCCGTCGAGCTCCAGGGAAAGCAGCTTGGTGGTAATTCCTCGAAAACGAAACCCCTGTTCTACAGAGGCCGGCCTGTGTTTGTGCTTCCCGACGGTTCCCAGACCTGGCGCAAAGCCCAGCTGGTTCAGGCGCTccggaagagacgcaggcgaaagGACTTCGTAGAAGACCAGGAGCTCAAAGGGCGACCATCCGAGAGAAGCTTGTGGTCGATGTACGGAAGAGTGGTGCTTGAAAACGAGACTGAAGACGGCGCTTGTCGGAAACAACGGCTGCTGTGCCGAGCAAGCCGAATTCACCCGCGAGTTGCCTCGTCTGCAGATGAGAACAAAGCggagggaaaaggaagagacgcgggGACGGAACGAGAGGCGTCTTGTGATAGGGAAGCGTctgagaaggcgaaacaaaGGCGGAGAAGTgaacgagacgagagacaagacgtGATTGTCCTCGACTCCGGTGCGAGCGGCGTTGCAAGCTCCAGTTCCGAAGATgagggtgaagaagaaacgcattcGGGGCCAagcgatgaagaagaaggaagtgaaaGATGGCAGAAACTCCGGCGTCTCGAGGCACTCCTGGGTGTCAACGCCCGCGACCTCCGCGACCGGTTCTCCTCCGGTTTCTcaaggaaacgagacaacTTGTCTCATTCtttgtcttcgtcctcgtcttcctctggatcttctgcgtctgcgtctgaaGCCTGCCCACTGAGTAGCAGCTCTCATTTTGGATGTTGGATGTTGTACACGAGCGGAATGGGCCTTCGAATGATGCAGAGGTGGGGTTACCGACCCGGCGAGTGTCTGGGGCGCTCTCAACGCCTTCAGCTGTCTAGACAGCCAGGCGACAGAGGGCGCGAAGGAACAGGGAAGACCGAGCTTGACCGTgcgggagagagcagagattTCACCAGTCATTTACGCCGTGCCTCTCTCACAAAGCACGCGCCGCCTTCAAATGCAAGCGAGACAGGTGGAATTAGGACCACGAAAGATGACGCTGTTCCTCTGGATTCCTATGCCGTCGAGTCCAGCGATGATGAGGCCCACGACGagggcgacggagaaggcagGATTATTTGGCCAGGAGAAGAACCGGAGATGCTGTCTTCTCATCCTTCGCTGCCCCCGCTCGTAAATCCGTTGGGCATTAG AGTGCTCCCCCCCCGGCTCTCGCTGGACTTTATCAGCGACCCTGCAGCAGCTCGTCGCCGAGGTCGAAACCGTCGCCGTGGCGCAGACGGCGTTTCTTCGGACGCAGGCAAAACAGTTGCTTCGGGCTCTTGGCAGTACGCAGAAGGAGCGTTGGTCCCCTCGTTTTGCAGTGCATCTGCTTCTTGCGCTCTGGCACGAGAGGCAGCCGTCGCCAACGACGGAGCGTTTGGTTTAATTAACAGCATTTACTCCAGCGGTTTCACCTCGGTGGCGAGGCAAGAGCCCGGCAGGGAAAAAGGCGGAGCGGACGCGAAATCACACGGACCGAGCACTGAAGCGGTATATCAAGAGGAGGTTGCGGGCGGGGAAAGGACACTCGGTCCTATGGAGATTGAGGAGAATCGCCGCAaacaagaggaggaagaacactTGCGGAGGCTGCAGCAACTGAGAAGGAACAAAACTGTGGGAGAAAAGGCCTTGCGCAAGCAGCTCTTTGATCTGCAACAGCGCCAAAGGGcgctgaagaaagaaatTGGGGCTGCCACGGCAAACCAGAGAAGACATGCGGACGGTGGAAAGGCCCGAGGAGGCCTGGAAGCGTTCGCGGGTTACTACGGAGGCATTGCGTCGGCGAAGGAAACTCAGCTCCGGCGCatgaaagaagaagaagacgtgcTACTCAAGCTCATCAGCGAcaaagggaaggaaaagaagctgAAGGTGTTCTGA
- a CDS encoding hypothetical protein (encoded by transcript TGME49_258480) gives MRDSMSAPSLAKAIEQQLIDADQLSSFGELEYAAVAKFLKVGGETLAPAVREVKLQELSGKSLLDLPTSKYSETLGLKTLPQQRLLQQLVAAIREMSTSFSVSAPAIKRATEEPSLSCPGREPRSAKYTPEQEDVNPVAFLSRKRLHVAGLRRGTAKPPQTPSRVPLQLPALRKEDVAKKTEAAPDKQRVSVSLEAGIRPECAGTGRGKRLSTENVAARKRKSLESMREKEMAVQNENAKKTGGSTEAVATSRNEKGASKAEETVKPFQTPTRKDAEEKANAAKARAERSLMERLQGVKAASSGTKKDESKRLIYICGERAGLQKKGKDGGPEERRKAKARGQLEEGEEAEEKQASGLVTERGMKTPGGHTRKDATQEKAAKKEATRANVCNEKDSKKVLPMKGRGHETEKLGDKPEETRGDAKRAEESGGKQMSPGEEKKERGVKNKDETCTLSKGKTAERGAQGLSRKLKRERETETEEKVVFTENLRKRGKGSGRSGWAVKREGEKIEGKVTKETKPGAPKKADEAKTKRKLETKQKGKTRGKTGTKREEASEGILSCSGSAKNATGEDLADLCCRVCCTLPDASMRFERNPEDLETITHLVVPRDQERPTLKVLFVLATGGHIVNPQFVRTADERETWPRTTAPFESYHFPTRVHRKAISPPLKGKRIAVAGVFPRACASKGTLTKPLLCRLIHLCGGVLLEPSDRVPSSPEFLVCPADFCAKAAERGETNAEKSGKDTGEAGPDEPDAVAVDVVTVHWVVESLRTWKMEPANIHNHPHASAIRRFFAFSPRPPRVVKAETEPKKETEMQKESTQVPEKESEKGRVEAAKKRNEEGANRAQVKGQAKGQVEEAKKIKATENEEGQVKGKAKGQVRETKKEQETEMKEIRAEETTHMRDKGTKRRQVKAIETEEQVGFDQEAKACHHTENLVQKRNTAKSCKNSDQQGEKDAEKKTARTPGKDRKRANGQGQGKDEHREKDKSESRFTAKQTVATTGRPCSGSRQEEQGHKEITQHEETDLQIEEENKEQAAKKNRGREGPPSRSRYGKGRVERNADAKQQVGGKRRVKTKEEDEQMPSNGETKRNERDRKKKSQKRELEKREDEDLWTRVGDSEVEEMENEGDVRKKRRIAAVDSDREEEKQTPQSSAGKEVKKAEKERAHADEEHEEDDGSEAEKEDEDSEEEYSCSEEEASEEEEEGLEEEEAEAWEDEGGDSNRRVRIRKGRNQQVRRSDVQGETAAAKEGRKRGTGLVSSAVSEKLLGRQKADVTLFPSEAKTGSGDQEVDDLEMGEEKRTRENKELVVWRGSQGARKEVGETGKIQSPRAVSAEVQSERMAMREDGVEAEKEARVDTTETVFSNSQVEEEKGARKPSQPDKVERSETDNVEHEEPKCDADALSHDDIATNSRRTVQAKEDRARTREAQEEIYLANDSARHEAVHEEHQNSREERGEEQEESWSADDAMANEENGSNYSDEFELGPSQLAHFHLPDFGSSDSEDDQEEEGDEEEGKEIDGEESEEEEREMTDVEEGQNSGKQSVAGEEREDGHETATDLSAEEQEARREHSPSPKHSHTHTSLPFCASQLKSSKESHDSVALFPDSQNSQAESDRAHSKSSHAFSPNATGTHRELCEEAFWDNDENVRPPFSG, from the exons ATGCGCGACAGCATGTCCGCTCCGTCATTGGCGAAAGCCATCGAGCAGCAGCTCATTGACGCCGACCAACTTTCCA GTTTTGGTGAGCTGGAATATGCTGCGGTGGCGAAATTCTTGAAGGTTGGAGGTGAGACTCTGGCGCCTGCAGTTCGCGAAGTCAAGCTTCAAGAG CTGTCAGGCAAAAGTCTTCTCGACCTGCCGACCTCGAAGTACTCGGAAACTCTCGGCCTGAAAACCCTCCCGCAGCAACGTCTCCTTCAGCAGCTGGTCGCGGCCATCCGCGAGATGAGCACGTCTTTTTCAGTCTCTGCTCCTGCGATCAAAAGAGCGACTGAAGAGCCGTCTTTGTCTTGTCCTGGACGGGAACCACGCTCTGCCAAATACACTCCAGAGCAAGAGGATGTAAATCCCGtggccttcctctcgcgcaAACGACTGCACGTCGCCGGCCTGCGTCGCGGAACGGCAAAGCCCCCGCAGACACCTTCGCGCGTTCCTCTCCAGCTGCCTGCTTTGAGAAAGGAAGATGTTGCCAAGAAGACCGAGGCCGCACCAGATAAACAGAGAGTTTCTGTGTCACTGGAAGCAGGCATTCGACCAGAGTGTGCCGGAACCGGAAGGGGGAAACGCCTGTCGACGGAAAATGTGGCAGCTCGCAAAAGAAAGTCTTTGGAGAgcatgagagagaaggagatggCTGTCCAGAACGAAAATGccaagaagacaggaggGTCGACAGAGGCTGTGGCCACTtcgaggaacgagaagggcgcatcgaaggcagaggagacagtgaagCCGTTTCAGACCCCGACACGAAAGGACGctgaggagaaggcgaatgCCGCCAAGGCGCGCGCGGAGAGAAGTTTGATGGAGCGGCTTCAGGGCGTCAAAGCAGCTTCGTCCGGGAcaaagaaggacgaaagCAAACGGCTGATTTACATCTGCGGTGAGAGGGCTGGTCTTCAGAAGAAGGGCAAAGACGGCGGCCCCGAAGAACGTCGAAAGGCGAAAGCGAGGGGACAACTtgaggaaggggaagaggccGAGGAAAAGCAAGCGAGTGGCCTTGTCACAGAGCGGGGGATGAAGACACCCGGTGGACACACACGGAAAGATGCGACTCAGGAGAAggccgcgaagaaggaagccaCTCGGGCCAACGTGTGCAACGAAAAAGACTCGAAGAAGGTTTTGCCAATGAAAGGCCGGGGCCACGAGACGGAAAAACTCGGAGACAAGCCGGAAGAGACTCGTGGCGATGCCAAAAGGGCAGAAGAGAGTGGAGGGAAACAAATGAGTCcaggggaagaaaagaaagaacgggGAGTCAAGAACAAGGACGAGACATGCACACTTAGCAAAGGCAAAACTGCAGAAAGAGGCGCACAAGGCTTGTCAAGGAAGTTGAAAagggagcgagagacggagacagaagaaaaggtggTTTTTACCGAAAAtctgagaaagagaggcaaggGAAGTGGACGGAGTGGGTGGGCAGTgaagagggagggagaaaagataGAAGGAAAAgtgacgaaggagacaaaaccAGGAGCTCCtaagaaggcagacgaagccAAAACCAAGCGAAAGCtcgagacgaaacagaaaggcAAAACCCGAGGCAAGACG GGCACGAAACGAGAGGAGGCTAGCGAGGGCATTCTCTCGTGCAGCGGATCAGCAAAAAACGCAACAGGAGAAGATTTAGCTGATCTCTGCTGCCGCGTTTGCTGCACGCTGCCTGACGCCTCAATGCGGTTCGAGAGGAACCCAGAAGATCTGGAAACGATCACTCATCTTGTTGTCCCCAGAGATCAAGAG AGACCGACGCTGAAggttctcttcgtcctcgccacCGGCGGCCACATCGTGAATCCTCAGTTTGTCAGAACAGCAGACGAGAGGGAG ACTTGGCCACGGACAACCGCACCGTTTGAGAGTTACCACTTCCCGACTCGAGTTCACCGGAAAGCGATTTCTCCACCTCTGAAGGGGAAACGCATTGCCGTCGCGGGCGTCTTTCCTCGAGCTTGTGCCTCAAAGGGGACATTGACAAAGCCTCTTTTGTGTCGACTG ATTCACCTGTGTGGGGGCGTCCTTCTCGAACCGTCTGACCGCGTGCCGAGCAGCCCCGAGTTCCTCGTCTGCCCCGCGGACTTTTGTGCAAAGGCTgcagagcgaggcgagacgaacgcagaaaaaagcggGAAAGACACCGGAGAAGCCGGGCCAGACGAACCAGACGCAGTTGCCGTTGACGTCGTGACAGTTCACTGGGTTGTCGAGAGCCTTCGAACGTGGAAAATGGAACCTGCGAATATTCACAACCACCCACATGCGTCTGCGATTagacgcttcttcgccttctctcctcgtcctcccaGAGTAGTCAAGGCTGAGACAGAaccaaagaaagaaacagaaatgcagaaggaaagcacACAGGTGCCGGAGAAAGAATCCGAGAAAGGACGCGtggaagcagcgaagaagagaaacgaggaaggagcaAATAGAGCACAGGTGAAGGGACAGGCGAAAGGACaggtggaagaagcgaagaagataaaagcgacagaaaacgaggaaggacaggtgaaaggaaaggcgaaaggacaggtgagagaaacaaagaaggaacaggagacagaaatgaAGGAGATACGAGCGGAAGAAACGACGCATATGAGGGATAaggggacgaagaggagacaggtgaaAGCAATAGAAACTGAGGAACAAGTTGGTTTCGACCAAGAAGCTAAAGCATGCCACCACACGGAGAACTTAGtgcaaaagagaaacaccgCGAAGAGCTGTAAGAACTCCGATCagcaaggagaaaaggacgcagagaagaagacggcacGGACTCCagggaaagacagaaagcgcGCCAACGGTCAAGGCCAAGGGAAAGatgaacacagagaaaaggataAGAGCGAGTCTCGGTTTACGGCGAAGCAGACAGTTGCAACCACTGGGCGCCCATGTTCGGGAAGCAGACAGGAGGAACAAGGACACAAGGAGATAACTCAACACGAGGAGACCGATCTGCAGatagaagaagaaaacaaagagcaggcggcgaagaagaaccgcGGCAGAGAAGGGCCACCGTCTCGTTCTCGTTATGGAAAAGGACGCGTGGAAAGAAATGCCGATGCGAAACAGCAGGTGGGGGGGAAGCGAAGGGTGAAAACcaaagaggaggacgagCAGATGCCGTcaaacggagagacgaaaaggaacgagagagacagaaagaagaagagtcagaagagagaactcgagaaacgcgaggatGAGGATCTGTggacgagagtcggagattcagaagtcgaggagatggagaacgaaggggatgtgcggaagaagaggagaataGCAGCAGTCGACAGCGatagggaagaagagaaacaaactcCTCAGTCATCCGCAGGGaaagaggtgaagaaggccgaaaaggagagggcacacgcagacgaagaacatgaagaagacgacggtagtgaagcggagaaagaggacgaagataGCGAAGAAGAATACTCGTgtagcgaagaagaagcaagcgaggaagaggaagaagggcttgaggaggaagaagcagaagcctgggaagacgaaggtggCGACAGCAATCGGAGAGTCCGAATCCGGAAGGGCAGGAACCAGCAGGTGCGAAGAAGTGACGTCCAAGGTGAAACAGCGGCCgcgaaagaagggaggaagagaggaacagggCTGGTGTCTTCGGCCGTCTCAGAGAAGTTACTCGGAcgacagaaggcagacgTGACTCTCTTTCCTagcgaggcgaagacagGCTCAGGAGACCAGGAAGTCGATGACTTAGAGATgggggaggagaaacgaacaagagaaaacaaggaacTCGTGGTGTGGCGCGGTTCTCAAGGAGCAAGAAAGGAGgtcggagagacaggaaaaatcCAGTCTCCGCGAGCGGTATCAGCAGAGGTTCAGAGCGAGAGAATGGCgatgagagaagacggcgtggaagcagaaaaagaggcacGCGTGGATACCACAGAAACGGTCTTCTCAAATAGccaagtcgaagaagagaaaggcgcacGCAAGCCTTCACAACCCgacaaagtggagagaagtgAAACAGACAACGTCGAACACGAGGAACCGAAATGTGATGCGGATGCTCTTTCTCATGACGATATAGCCACCAACAGTAGGAGGACTGTGCAAGCAAAAGAAGACCGAGCGAGGACACGAGAAGCACAAGAAGAGATCTACCTTGCGAACGACAGTGCAAGACACGAGGCCGTCCACGAGGAGCACcagaacagcagagaagagcggggagaggaacaagaagagtCTTGGTCCGCAGATGATGCAATGGCCAatgaagaaaacggaagcaACTACAGCGACGAATTTGAACTAGGCCCTTCACAACTTGCTCACTTCCATCTTCCTGACTTCGGTAGCAGTGACAGCGAAGATgaccaggaagaagagggagacgaagaagaggggaaagagatcgacggagaagagagtgaagaagaagagagggaaatgACAGATGTGGAGGAAGGCCAGAATAGCGGGAAACAGTCTGttgcaggcgaagagagggaagatgGGCACGAGACAGCAACAGATCTGAGCGccgaagaacaagaggcTCGACGAGAGCACTCTCCTTCTCCGAAACATTCACATACACAcacttctctgcctttctgtgCGTCACAGTTGAAAAGCAGCAAAGAATCTCACGACAGTGTAGCGCTTTTTCCAGACTCACAGAACAGTCAGGCAGAAAGTGACCGGGCTCACTCAAAGTCGTCTCATGCTTTCTCACCGAACGCCACGGGGACACACAGAGAACTTTGTGAAGAGGCCTTCTGGGACAACGACGAGAATGTGCGTCCACCCTTCAGTGGGTAG
- a CDS encoding hypothetical protein (encoded by transcript TGME49_258500): MKLDTFRRLRIPAQKDSPFCWEVLVKQDSYPPYSMGGGKDAETASFSPERAAAEADARGRTTRTVFVTSVSPLLSVAKLCRVLEDTFGEIEDVREKIVVQKSEQEHCYRRKTQSRSRLSCAGLQPTCSAVRLLHFVFRSALSVSALLAAAVPLGKEDAPLSVDLGKKSLKQSRDDLLASDGQTVDGSLLLGTRGVAAWLQEAGALGKTPDEMQRDVDEFMANHDLKKEIERQRVKQQQLTDEDGFTLVVGSSATASDGTTFKSIRRPDISGPSSLAAAGSRGLNPRDQMKSGTEEQGAINLCVQQNAAAAGIGGSDDTAGPGGRRRKKKRKGGIEEDFYRFQRREKKRKEFLDVQRALAADEKAVEAMEKANKFSL; this comes from the exons ATGAAATTGGACACATTTCGTCGTCTAAGAATTCCTGCGCAGAAGGACTCTCCCTTCTGCTGGGAG GTGTTGGTTAAGCAAGATTCATACCCGCCGTATTCGATGGGCGGCGGCAAGGATGCTGAAACTGCTTCTTTCAGCCCTGAACGTGCTGCAGCTGAGGCGGACGCGAGAGGACGAACCACCCGCACCGTGTTTGTgacttctgtgtctcctctcctttccgttGCCAAACTCTGTAGAGTACTCGAGGACACGTTCGGAGAAATCGAAGATGTCCGCGAGAAGATTGTCGTCCAGAAGAGCGAACAGGAGCACTGTTACCGGCGGAAG acacagagTCGGAGCAGGTTGTCCTGCGCCGGTTTGCAGCCGACCTGCTCCGCCGTTCGCCTGCTCcactttgtttttcgttccgctctctctgtatctgctctcctcgccgccgctGTGCCCCTAGGAAAGGAAGATGCCCCGCTCTCTGTCGATCTCGGGAAAAAGTCTCTCAAGCAAAGTAGAGACGACCTTCTGGCTAGCGATGGGCAGACAGTGGATGggagtctccttctcggaACCCGCGGTGTCGCGGCGTGGCTTCAGGAGGCCGGCGCCCTTGGAAAGACACCCGACGAGATGCAGAG GGATGTCGATGAGTTCATGGCGAATCACGACTTGAAAAAGGAaatcgagagacagcgggtGAAGCAGCAACAACTCACAGATGAGGATGGCTTCACTCTTGTTGTCGG GTCTTCTGCGACAGCATCGGACGGGACGACATTCAAGTCGATTCGTAGGCCAGACATTTCTGGGCCTTCGTCCCTAGCGGCTGCTGGGAGCCGTGGTTTGAATCCAAGAGACCAAATGAAGAGCGGGACCGAAGAGCAAGGAGCAATCAACCTCTGTGTCCAGCAGAATGCAGCTGCGGCTGGTATTGGCGGCTCGGATGACACAGCAGGCCCTGGCGGACgccgaagaaagaagaagagaaagggcgGCATCGAAGAGGACTTCTACCGGTttcagagacgcgaaaaaaagcgaaaag AGTTTCTCGACGTTCAGCGGGCCTTGgcggcagacgagaaagcggTGGAAGCGATGGAGAAA GCAAACAAATTCTCGCTGTAA
- a CDS encoding hypothetical protein (encoded by transcript TGME49_258470) codes for MSQSDLSSPRGSTNGLPESGGLGLAKESETPSEKSVPLSPKRVAHPRQLSVAFAESVETEEELKERQESRRMPASRRSSPLSRTETTMSTTWCASEKEATPQSVSFLRKLSSYLQDIPLGFFQSRAEVRTWGEEKLTDPSVQPYRKPRVITPFHQTLPGYGKDAFKPLEQELMGGYPGQFFTLAPKGGFVYNPHHPNMDFARVEIEYPTSSGAFQPPTYEWRSQPECKMMNLPYTNALMLPANPATMYVSGSYMTAYPYGVPAVEENEGSVRTAPASRRCRFLC; via the exons ATGTCGCAGTCCGACCTGAGCAGCCCCAGGGGTTCGACGAACGGCCTGCCCGAGTCGGGGGGTCTCGGTCTCGCCAAGGAGTCGGAGACGCCGAGTGAGAAGAGTGTTCCATTGTCGCCAAAAAGAGTTGCACATCCGCGGCAACTCAGTGTGGCTTTCGCTGAATCAGTCGAAACTGAGGAAGAGTTGAAGGAGCGGCAAGAATCCCGCAGAATGCCAGCATCCCGGAGATCCAGTCCACTCTCTCGCACAGAGACTACGATGTCGACCACCTGGTGCGCTTCTGAGAAAG AGGCCACACCACAGAGTGTTAGTTTCCTCCGAAAGCTTTCTTCGTATCTTCAAGACATTCCTTTGGGATTCTTCCAGAGCCGAGCTGAAGTGCGGACGTGGGGGGAGGAGAAGTTGACGGATCCCTCTGTGCAGCCCTACCGAAAGCCACGGGTGATAACACCCTTCCATCAAACACTACCAGGATATGGCAAGGATGCATTCAAGCCACTGGAACAGGAGCTGATGGGAGGATATCCAGGGCAATTTTTCACACTAGCACCTAAGGGTGGCTTTGTTTACAACCCACATCACCCGAATATGGACTTCGCCAGAGTTGAGATCGAGTACCCAACCTCCTCTGGAGCATTCCAGCCCCCGACGTACGAGTGGCGGTCCCAGCCAGAATGTAAAATGATGAATCTTCCGTATACG AACGCCCTGATGTTGCCAGCAAATCCCGCCACAATGTATGTTTCGGGCAGCTACATGACCGCCTATCCGTATGGAGTTCCAGCAGttgaggagaacgaagggagCGTGCGCACAGCCCCGGCTTCACGTCGGTGCCGATTTCTTTGCTGA